In the genome of candidate division KSB1 bacterium, one region contains:
- a CDS encoding transcriptional coactivator p15/PC4 family protein translates to MLSQTNFNSIPLSRTTELRFEVNQYKGKSYINIRQYVTSDKYAGYTRKGVTLSNELAEQLLVAIRSAGSIQQSSAEQELCRLPKNNSTELIARIIPPSEKNQIGSLDVRECIRSEKYTGWTQKGFRLLLNNLPLVIAYLEGCLSQLIQTKSNIDSMRAD, encoded by the coding sequence GTGCTGTCACAAACGAATTTCAATTCAATCCCGTTGAGCCGCACAACAGAATTGCGGTTTGAAGTGAACCAATATAAAGGCAAAAGCTACATTAATATCCGACAGTACGTCACTTCGGATAAATATGCAGGTTATACGCGAAAGGGTGTGACGCTCAGCAATGAGTTGGCCGAGCAATTGCTCGTTGCGATCCGATCTGCAGGATCGATCCAACAATCATCGGCGGAACAAGAACTCTGTCGACTACCGAAAAACAACTCCACTGAGTTGATCGCTCGGATCATACCACCAAGTGAGAAAAACCAAATTGGTTCGTTGGATGTGAGGGAATGTATCCGAAGCGAAAAGTATACTGGTTGGACCCAAAAAGGCTTTCGCCTTTTGTTAAATAATTTGCCTCTGGTAATTGCATACCTGGAGGGATGCCTGAGCCAACTCATCCAAACGAAATCGAATATTGATTCAATGCGAGCTGATTAG